The Gemmatimonadota bacterium genome has a window encoding:
- a CDS encoding metallophosphoesterase family protein yields MKIAILTDVHGNLPALQAALRAIRREDCDAIFHTGDSIGIGPYPAECLDLILNTPRMVPIMGNHDAWFAYGLPDPQPPWMSDGEVKHQQWTHSCIDPSLRTVVGAWPYLIQDIFEGVRVSFLHYGLTESRRNFVQIIRDPAPAELDDLFGNLDSDIVFYGHHHPSSDMVSKARYINPGSLGCHTRPTARFAVLECREKRYNLEVRGVSYDDGILFREFEKRNVPEREFIYRAFFGGRNPLVNDQ; encoded by the coding sequence ATGAAGATTGCGATTTTGACTGATGTTCACGGCAACCTGCCGGCGCTTCAAGCAGCCCTGCGAGCCATCAGGCGAGAGGACTGCGATGCGATTTTCCATACCGGTGATTCCATCGGAATTGGTCCGTACCCTGCGGAGTGCCTGGATTTAATTCTGAATACGCCACGCATGGTTCCCATCATGGGCAACCATGACGCCTGGTTCGCCTATGGCCTTCCCGATCCTCAACCTCCGTGGATGAGTGATGGCGAAGTGAAACATCAGCAATGGACTCACTCCTGCATCGACCCCTCGCTACGAACCGTGGTCGGAGCATGGCCCTACCTTATTCAGGACATATTCGAAGGCGTTCGCGTGTCATTCCTCCACTACGGCCTCACTGAATCCCGACGAAACTTCGTGCAAATCATCAGGGATCCTGCACCCGCCGAACTGGATGACTTGTTCGGCAATCTGGATTCAGATATCGTGTTCTATGGCCATCATCATCCAAGTTCAGACATGGTGAGTAAGGCCAGATATATAAACCCGGGATCGCTGGGTTGCCATACCAGGCCAACGGCACGATTTGCAGTTCTCGAGTGTCGAGAGAAGCGGTATAACTTGGAAGTCCGTGGCGTTTCGTATGATGACGGCATTTTGTTTAGAGAATTCGAGAAACGCAATGTTCCCGAGCGGGAATTCATCTATCGCGCCTTCTTCGGTGGCAGGAATCCGTTGGTGAATGACCAGTGA
- a CDS encoding NUDIX domain-containing protein gives MLGVPPEFSVAAGILVERGNEVLLVETPRRGWEFPGGRIEEGETIVDGVLRELREEANIAASLDRLVGVYTNLSAGRVIFDFQGTWLSGEARKGFETTDVAWVAKSEAMRMVEHPAYHRRMQQLLEFDGRVLFLSYTMPPFTVCQETYV, from the coding sequence ATCCTCGTGGAGCGCGGAAACGAGGTACTTCTGGTTGAAACGCCGCGGCGAGGATGGGAGTTTCCAGGCGGCCGGATCGAGGAGGGCGAGACCATTGTCGATGGCGTTCTACGTGAACTGAGAGAAGAAGCAAACATCGCGGCCTCGCTCGACCGGCTGGTCGGCGTGTATACCAACCTCAGCGCGGGACGTGTGATCTTCGACTTCCAGGGCACCTGGTTGTCCGGCGAAGCGCGTAAGGGTTTTGAAACGACCGACGTTGCCTGGGTTGCGAAGTCCGAAGCCATGAGGATGGTCGAGCATCCCGCTTATCACCGGAGAATGCAGCAGTTATTGGAATTCGATGGACGCGTCCTGTTTCTTTCATATACGATGCCCCCGTTCACGGTATGCCAGGAGACATACGTGTGA